In Thermospira aquatica, the following proteins share a genomic window:
- a CDS encoding V0D/AC39 family V-type ATPase subunit, with translation MAYHGATYPKVMRWLSFFEGKKRLEDVWRTSLSEMLQRLELPRSGRIGKEGILDVEKAIHQEKILLIRSLMRYESKVTQDVLRVYLSRYEIKNLVNLVLSFVYHRPGSILYELGKGFRVQPPFVNDLKDLKELQSFLLGTPYYRLAQQIFPEIEKTGESFGLEVRLYEMFLESLVEAVRRSGEWDAWRETLLFGIEMERIMFVARMKFGYRRSAEEVLAYFPAVFEERGYWRRLLNSESLEEFIRLLPSSLGLTGGENLQKLSQIIQQRVVTLLWPMVRRAGSARFLGAFLVIQEIMTQNWQIALEAQRYKLPWEEVSPFIVEGGGHVVF, from the coding sequence GATGTTTGGAGAACTTCTCTTTCTGAGATGCTGCAGAGGCTTGAGTTGCCTCGTTCTGGAAGAATCGGGAAAGAGGGTATTCTTGATGTAGAGAAAGCAATTCATCAGGAAAAGATTCTTTTGATTCGTAGTTTGATGCGTTATGAGTCAAAAGTTACCCAGGATGTCTTGAGGGTGTATCTTTCTCGTTATGAAATAAAAAATCTGGTGAATCTTGTGCTCTCCTTTGTCTATCATCGTCCAGGAAGTATACTCTATGAATTGGGAAAAGGGTTCCGTGTTCAACCGCCTTTTGTTAATGATCTTAAGGATCTCAAGGAACTACAGTCGTTTCTCCTCGGTACGCCATACTATCGCCTGGCTCAGCAGATTTTTCCAGAGATCGAAAAAACAGGTGAGAGTTTTGGGTTGGAGGTGAGGTTATATGAGATGTTTCTTGAGTCACTTGTTGAGGCTGTAAGAAGAAGTGGTGAATGGGATGCCTGGAGAGAGACACTTCTCTTTGGAATAGAAATGGAACGAATCATGTTTGTGGCTCGTATGAAGTTTGGATATCGACGGAGTGCTGAAGAGGTTTTGGCGTATTTTCCGGCGGTTTTTGAGGAGAGAGGTTATTGGAGGAGACTTTTGAATAGCGAGAGTCTCGAGGAATTTATACGTCTTCTGCCTTCTTCCCTGGGTTTAACTGGCGGTGAGAATCTTCAAAAACTTTCTCAAATAATTCAACAAAGAGTGGTGACACTTCTTTGGCCTATGGTGAGAAGAGCAGGGTCTGCTCGTTTTCTGGGAGCGTTTCTTGTGATTCAGGAGATAATGACGCAAAACTGGCAGATTGCTTTAGAAGCGCAACGCTATAAACTTCCCTGGGAAGAGGTGTCACCATTTATTGTGGAGGGAGGTGGGCATGTTGTTTTCTGA